A portion of the Juglans microcarpa x Juglans regia isolate MS1-56 chromosome 1D, Jm3101_v1.0, whole genome shotgun sequence genome contains these proteins:
- the LOC121261935 gene encoding protein SENESCENCE-ASSOCIATED GENE 21, mitochondrial-like isoform X1, translating to MAKAPIKISTLLLIMSSRRSYSVAVENARVHEPVLTAMRKAAESGSAVAAEQTKGIFWMRDPKSGHWIPESHFDDIDVAELREKLLPRPKEEALK from the exons atGGCTAAGGCTCCCATCAAGATCAGTACCCTTCTCCTAATTATGAG TAGTCGGAGATCATATTCAGTGGCAGTGGAGAATGCAAGAGTACATGAGCCAGTATTGACAGCGATGAGGAAGGCAGCCGAGTCTGGAAGTGCGGTGGCCGCGGAGCAGACGAAGGGGATCTTTTGGATGAGAGATCCAAAAAGTGGCCATTGGATTCCAGAAAGTCACTTTGATGATATTGATGTTGCGGAGCTGAGGGAAAAGCTTCTTCCGAGGCCAAAAGAAGAAGCCCTGAAGTAG